The following proteins are co-located in the Alcaligenes faecalis genome:
- the sucD gene encoding succinate--CoA ligase subunit alpha, with translation MSILINKDTKVITQGITGKTGQFHTRMCREYGNGMEAFVAGVNPKRAGEDFEGVPIYASVSDAKAETGATVSVIYVPPAGAAAAIWEAVEADLDLVICITEGIPVRDMLEVRNRMRAENRKTLLLGPNCPGLITPDELKIGIMPGHIHRKGRIGVVSRSGTLTYEAVAQVTELGLGQSSAVGIGGDPINGLKHIDVLKMFNDDPDTDAVIMIGEIGGPDEVNAALWAKDNMTKPVVGFIAGVTAPPGKRMGHAGALISGGADTADAKLEVMEACGIRTTRNPSEMGKLLKAVL, from the coding sequence ATGTCGATTCTGATCAATAAAGACACTAAAGTCATCACGCAAGGGATCACCGGTAAGACCGGCCAGTTCCATACCCGCATGTGCCGTGAATACGGTAACGGCATGGAAGCCTTTGTGGCTGGCGTGAACCCCAAGCGTGCTGGTGAGGATTTCGAAGGTGTACCTATTTACGCCTCCGTGTCCGACGCCAAAGCTGAAACTGGCGCAACCGTGTCGGTTATCTACGTTCCACCCGCAGGTGCTGCGGCTGCCATCTGGGAAGCGGTTGAAGCTGACCTGGATCTGGTTATCTGCATTACCGAAGGCATCCCTGTCCGTGACATGCTGGAAGTTCGCAACCGCATGCGCGCTGAAAACCGCAAAACCTTGCTGTTGGGCCCGAACTGCCCCGGTCTGATCACTCCTGACGAGCTGAAGATCGGTATCATGCCCGGCCACATTCATCGTAAGGGCCGCATCGGTGTGGTCAGCCGCTCCGGTACGCTGACATACGAAGCCGTTGCTCAAGTAACCGAACTGGGCCTGGGTCAATCCTCGGCTGTCGGTATCGGTGGCGACCCAATCAACGGTCTGAAGCACATCGACGTGCTCAAGATGTTCAACGACGATCCTGATACCGATGCCGTTATCATGATTGGCGAGATCGGCGGTCCAGACGAAGTCAATGCGGCTTTGTGGGCTAAAGACAATATGACCAAGCCCGTTGTTGGCTTTATCGCTGGTGTGACAGCGCCTCCCGGAAAACGCATGGGTCACGCCGGTGCCCTGATCTCCGGTGGTGCCGACACGGCCGACGCCAAGCTGGAAGTGATGGAAGCTTGCGGTATTCGTACCACTCGCAACCCATCTGAAATGGGCAAGCTGCTCAAAGCAGTGCTGTAA
- the sucC gene encoding ADP-forming succinate--CoA ligase subunit beta, translating to MKIHEYQGKALLKQFGVAVPRGIPAFSVDEAVAAAQELGGSVWVVKAQIHAGGRGKGGGVKLARSMDEVRQLASEILGMQLITHQTGPEGQKVGRLLIEEGADIKKEYYVGIVTDRATQRVAVMASSEGGMEIEEVAERDPDAILKEFVDPALGLTNEQATKLARGIGVPDASIEKAVAEFQKLYKCYTETDAELAEINPLILTGSGDIIALDAKFNFDGNALFRHPDIVAFRDLAEEDPAEVEASKYDLAYIQLDGNIGCLVNGAGLAMATMDTIKLFGGEPANFLDVGGGATAEKVTEAFKIMLANKGVKAILVNIFGGIMRCDVIAEGVIAACKAVNLNVPLVVRMKGTNEELGKKMLADSGLPIISADTMAEAATAVVAAAK from the coding sequence ATGAAAATTCACGAATATCAGGGCAAAGCACTGCTTAAGCAGTTTGGCGTTGCCGTGCCACGCGGAATTCCTGCCTTCTCCGTCGATGAAGCGGTTGCAGCTGCGCAGGAGCTGGGTGGCTCTGTGTGGGTTGTCAAAGCCCAGATTCACGCCGGTGGCCGTGGCAAGGGCGGTGGCGTCAAGCTGGCTCGCTCGATGGACGAAGTGCGTCAACTGGCCTCGGAAATCCTGGGCATGCAGCTGATCACTCACCAAACTGGTCCTGAAGGCCAGAAAGTGGGTCGCTTGCTGATCGAGGAAGGCGCGGACATCAAGAAGGAATACTACGTCGGTATCGTGACCGACCGTGCGACCCAGCGCGTGGCCGTGATGGCTTCCAGCGAAGGCGGCATGGAAATTGAAGAAGTGGCCGAGCGTGACCCTGATGCCATTCTGAAAGAATTCGTGGACCCAGCCCTGGGCCTGACCAACGAGCAAGCCACCAAGCTGGCTCGCGGTATTGGCGTTCCTGACGCTTCCATCGAGAAAGCCGTTGCGGAATTCCAGAAGCTGTACAAGTGCTACACCGAAACCGACGCTGAACTGGCCGAGATCAACCCTCTGATCCTGACCGGCTCGGGCGACATCATCGCTTTGGACGCCAAGTTCAACTTTGATGGCAACGCTTTGTTCCGTCACCCCGATATCGTGGCTTTCCGTGACCTGGCTGAAGAAGATCCTGCTGAAGTTGAAGCCAGCAAATACGATCTGGCCTACATTCAACTGGACGGCAACATCGGCTGCCTGGTGAACGGTGCTGGTCTGGCCATGGCAACCATGGACACCATCAAGCTGTTTGGCGGTGAGCCTGCCAACTTCCTGGACGTGGGCGGTGGCGCTACGGCCGAAAAAGTGACTGAAGCCTTCAAGATCATGTTGGCCAACAAGGGCGTCAAAGCCATTCTGGTTAACATCTTCGGCGGCATCATGCGCTGCGACGTGATCGCTGAAGGCGTGATCGCTGCTTGCAAGGCCGTCAACCTGAACGTGCCTCTGGTGGTACGCATGAAGGGTACCAACGAAGAGCTGGGCAAGAAAATGCTGGCCGATTCCGGTCTGCCCATCATCAGTGCTGACACCATGGCCGAAGCGGCGACTGCTGTTGTCGCTGCCGCCAAGTAA
- a CDS encoding DUF2889 domain-containing protein: protein MPLPPPSVAREPMHTRTITVQSFAREDGLWDLEASLLDVKSYDFPIRNGQTHKAGDPVHLMHLRITIDSSFEIVDAVAVYDAAPYQDNCSSISDAYRKLIGLNLLKQFRQGVKERFGRSAGCTHMSELAQVLPTTAVQTMAGRRRSSGESEIYRTDKQPFHLDGCHALRLSGPVVEEFYPVWYRPKVTDGMD from the coding sequence ATGCCTTTACCCCCGCCGTCCGTCGCCCGTGAACCCATGCATACACGTACCATCACGGTACAGTCGTTTGCACGGGAAGATGGCCTCTGGGATCTGGAGGCCTCGCTGTTGGATGTGAAGTCCTATGACTTTCCCATACGCAACGGTCAAACCCATAAGGCAGGCGATCCCGTGCATTTAATGCATCTGCGTATCACTATAGATAGCAGCTTTGAGATTGTGGATGCGGTGGCGGTCTACGATGCGGCCCCTTACCAGGACAATTGTTCGTCGATTTCGGATGCTTACCGGAAATTGATAGGCCTGAATTTGCTCAAGCAGTTTCGTCAGGGCGTTAAAGAGCGTTTTGGGCGCTCGGCTGGCTGTACGCACATGAGCGAGTTGGCGCAGGTTTTGCCAACCACCGCGGTACAGACCATGGCCGGACGACGTCGCAGCAGTGGGGAATCAGAAATCTATCGCACCGATAAGCAGCCTTTCCATCTGGATGGCTGTCATGCCTTGCGTTTGAGCGGTCCCGTGGTTGAGGAGTTTTATCCTGTCTGGTATCGACCCAAAGTCACCGACGGGATGGATTAG